In Mustela lutreola isolate mMusLut2 chromosome 1, mMusLut2.pri, whole genome shotgun sequence, one genomic interval encodes:
- the LOC131810486 gene encoding zinc finger protein 133-like yields MASGLIARREAAVVSFQDVAVDFTREEWWLLSHTQRMLYRCVMLENYSNLVSLGIPFPKPTLVILLEQGEEPWTEEGEALPSSCSADAKPEIQLGSSSALDFCSWQRQHRLHDHCLPIYPGLLAGTLCPAYQKQQQQQSRSYESFCNDRVKDNGREEGSKSLLDTTRRRFTSRACLSPPDGHLISLREGKTVLEIKLSSAEKANHLETEKLLKWVDFSGFEVTNYGNCGLGFSQKSALFIHQRTHSGGKPYFCSECGRSFSYKSALITHERSHTGEKPYICTECGQAFSQKSNLVTHKMAHSGERPFACEECGRSFSQKSTLIRHLRTHSGEKPFVCQECGRGFRDKSNLITHQRTHSWEKPYVCRDCGRLFRDKSTLSKHQRIHSGENPHLCPECGRSFSQKSYLMKHKRTHSGEKPFVCQECGRGFSDKSNLTTHQRTHSGENPYMCAECGRGFSVKSALMTHQRTHSGEKPYVCQECGRGFRHKSTLVAHQRTHSGEKPFVCGECGRGFRQKSHLISHQRTHSGEKAYVCPECGQAFSQKANLVRHKMAHSREKPFVCRECGRGFTQKSALIRHHRTHSGEKPFVCQECERGFSDKATLSTHQRTHSREKPYICSKCGEGFRLKSLLARHQRTHPL; encoded by the coding sequence ATGGCCTCGGGGCTAATAGCCAGGAGAGAGGCAGCCGTTGTGTCATTCCAGGATGTAGCTGTGGACTTCACCCGGGAAGAGTGGTGGCTGTTGAGCCACACTCAGAGGATGCTGTACAGGTGTGTGATGCTGGAAAACTATAGCAACTTGGTCTCCCTGGGAATCCCATTTCCCAAGCCAACACTTGTCATTCTGctagagcagggggaggaacccTGGACAGAAGAGGGTGAAGCTCTGCCCAGCTCCTGCTCAGCAGATGCAAAGCCAGAAATTCAACTTGGTTCCTCCTCTGCTCTGGACTTCTGCAGTTGGCAACGCCAACACAGGCTACATGATCATTGCCTTCCAATCTACCCAGGCTTGCTAGCAGGCACTCTCTGCCCAGCCTACcagaaacagcagcagcagcaatcaCGCTCTTATGAAAGCTTCTGCAATGACAGAGTGAAAGACAATGGCAGAGAAGAAGGCTCCAAATCATTGTTGGATACGACAAGGAGAAGGTTCACCTCCAGAGCTTGCCTCAGCCCACCTGATGGACATCTAATAAGCTTGAGGGAAGGCAAGACAGTGCTGGAAATAAAGCTCAGCTCAGCTGAGAAGGCAAACCATTTAGAAACAGAGAAATTATTAAAGTGGGTAGATTTCTCAGGATTTGAAGTAACGAATTATGGAAATTGTGGGCTAGGCTTTAGCCAGAAATCAGCCCTCTTTATTCATCAGAGGACCCACTCAGGAGGAAAGCCTTATTTTTGCAGTGAATGTGGTCGAAGCTTCAGCTATAAATCAGCTCTCATCACACACGAGAGATCACATACAGGGGAGAAGCCTTACATCTGCACAGAATGTGGGCAAGCCTTTAGCCAGAAGTCTAACCTAGTCACCCACAAGATGGCCCACTCTGGGGAGAGGCCTTTCGCATGTGAGGAGTGTGGACGAAGCTTTAGCCAGAAGTCAACTCTCATCAGACACCTGAGGACACACTCAGGGGAGAAACCCTTTGTGTGCCAGGAGTGTGGGCGGGGCTTTCGGGATAAGTCAAACCTTATCACCCACCAAAGGACCCACTCATGGGAAAAGCCTTATGTGTGTAGGGATTGTGGGAGGCTTTTTAGAGACAAATCAACTCTCAGcaaacatcagagaattcattcGGGGGAGAATCCACATTTGTGCCCCGAATGTGGCCGGAGCTTTAGTCAGAAATCGTACCTCATGAAACACAAGAGGACGCACTCAGGAGAGAAGCCTTTTGTGTGTCAGGAGTGTGGACGAGGCTTTAGTGATAAGTCAAACCTTACCACACACCAGAGGACACACTCAGGAGAGAACCCCTATATGTGTGCAGAGTGTGGTCGAGGATTTAGTGTTAAGTCAGCTCTCATGACACACCAAAGGACACACTCTGGAGAGAAGCCTTATGTGTGCCAAGAATGTGGGCGAGGCTTTAGACATAAGTCAACTCTTGTTGCACATCAGAGGACACACTCAGGAGAGAAACCTTTTGTGTGTGGGGAATGTGGGCGAGGCTTTAGACAGAAGTCACATCTCATCAGTCATCAGAGAACGCACTCTGGGGAGAAGGCATATGTCTGCCCTGAGTGTGGACAAGCCTTTAGCCAGAAAGCAAATCTAGTCAGGCACAAGATGGCCCACTCAAGGGAGAAGCCCTTTGTCTGTAGGGAGTGTGGGAGAGGCTTTACCCAGAAGTCAGCTCTCATAAGACATCACAGGACACATTCTGGGGAGAAGCCTTTTGTGTGCCAAGAGTGTGAGCGGGGCTTTAGTGATAAGGCAACTCTCAGCACACATCAGAGAACACACTCAAGGGAAAAACCTTATATTTGCAGTAAGTGTGGAGAAGGCTTTAGGCTGAAATCACTCCTTGCTAGACACCAGAGGACACATCCGTTGTAA